Below is a window of Geomonas oryzisoli DNA.
GGCAGTGATCGGGTTGATCGGCCCGCGCAGGGAGATGAGCCCCACCTGCGGCTCCTGCGCCGTCAGGCACAACGGCAGCACCAGCATCAGCAGCACCCAAAACAGCCGTTTCATGTCCGCACCTCCCGCAAAACCCAAAGGCTGGATGCTCACGCAAAGCCGCAAAGGCGCAAAGCTCACCGCCAAACCATCATCGGCCTGCCACGGTTAGAAGCACCAGGCGTATTTTTCCATTAAAAGAGGGTCTTGACAAGCTTTACCATGCCTTGGCGCCTTGGCGGCTTTGCGTGAGGCATATGCTTTTATTATATGGTTTCAGGAACTTGGAGTTTTATAGCGTGGCGCGAAAAAAAATAGTTTGACATTTAATCATTCCAGTTGTAGCTTTAAATCATCAAAACGATGTTGCTTCTCAACGGAGAGAAAGATCATGAAAGAAGACGCCACGACAAAACTCGCATTGAACACCTACACCAAGCTGATGCGGGGTGCCGAGTCGGTAACCGGCCGGGTGGGACGCAAGATGTCGGATGCCGGCCTCACCATCAGCCAGTTCGGCGTGCTGGAGGCCCTGCTGCACAAGGGGCCCATGTGCCAGCGCGACGTGGCGTCCAAGATACTGAAAAGCACCGGCAACATCACCCTCGTCATCGACAACCTGGAAAAACAGGGACTGGTCCAGCGCGAACGCTCCCTGGAAGATCGCCGCTACTGCACCGTGCTGCTCACGGACAAAGGGCGCGCGCTGATCGAGACGACCTATGCCGAAGTCGAGGCCGCCATCGTCGCGGAGATGGGGGTGCTGACCGATGAAGAACAGGCAACACTGGGCAGGATCTGCAAGAAACTCGGTTTACGGGAGGGATAGCGAACGAAGAGATATCGGCAGAGCTTTTTTTTGACCAAATAGTTTAACATCAAAAGACACCAACTAAAAAGATAACAACTAAAACGAATCCGGCACACGGATCAGCAAAGGAGAATCACCATGAAAAGAACGATCGCAACCATAGCCGCAGTAGCAGCACTGGCACTCCCCGCCCTCGCCTCCGCCTCCACCTGGAACATCGACCCCGACCATTCCAGCGTCGGCTTCAAGGTCCGTCACCTCATGGTTTCCAACGTGAAAGGGAACTTCGAGAAGCACAAGGGGACCGTCGAGATCAACGACAAGGACATCACCAAGTCCAAGGTCAACGTCACCATCGACACCGCCTCGGTCAATACCAACGTGGCCAAGCGTGACGAGCACTTGAAAAGCCCCGACTTCTTCGACGTCGCCAAGTACCCGACCATGACCTTCACCTCCAAGAAGGTCGCCAAGGCCGGCAAGGGGAAACTCAAGGTGACCGGCGACCTCACCCTGCACGGCGTGACCAAGGAAGTGGTGCTGAACGTGGAAGGCCCGGCCAAGGAGAGCAAGGACCCGTGGGGTAACTTCAGAAGCGGCGTTACCGCCAGCACCAAGATCAACCGCAAGGACTTCGGCCTGGTCTACAACGCGGCGCTGGAAACCGGCGGCGTCGCGGTGGGCGAGGACGTCGACATCAACCTCGAGATCGAGATGATCAAGGCCAAGTAACGCGGCGGCCACGCCGCGAAGCAGTACGCATCAAAAAGAAAGCGCCTGTTCCTTGATTGGAACAGGCGCTTTTGTCTTCAGCCGTTGGCCCGGGACGTC
It encodes the following:
- a CDS encoding YceI family protein; translated protein: MKRTIATIAAVAALALPALASASTWNIDPDHSSVGFKVRHLMVSNVKGNFEKHKGTVEINDKDITKSKVNVTIDTASVNTNVAKRDEHLKSPDFFDVAKYPTMTFTSKKVAKAGKGKLKVTGDLTLHGVTKEVVLNVEGPAKESKDPWGNFRSGVTASTKINRKDFGLVYNAALETGGVAVGEDVDINLEIEMIKAK
- a CDS encoding MarR family winged helix-turn-helix transcriptional regulator is translated as MKEDATTKLALNTYTKLMRGAESVTGRVGRKMSDAGLTISQFGVLEALLHKGPMCQRDVASKILKSTGNITLVIDNLEKQGLVQRERSLEDRRYCTVLLTDKGRALIETTYAEVEAAIVAEMGVLTDEEQATLGRICKKLGLREG